The Bacteroidia bacterium genome includes the window GTGAAGCCCATTATTCCTGCGGTTAAAACCAATGGAATGATATTCGGCAATAAGCTGATAATCAACATTTTGAAGTTGAAAAATAATATCCCCATTAAAATTGCAATTAAGACAAAAGCTACAATAATGCTTTCAATTAGGTTGTTGATTAAGTAGTAATTGCCCCAACTAAACATTACACTGCTGCCTGTAATGTGAATTTTACAAGTAGTGTCCATTACACTTTGCACATCTTTGCGAATTTGCGGAAATAACTCAGTCAATTTTTTTGAACCTACGTCTTTCATTTGAAAAGTTATTCTTGCGGTTCGTAAATCTTTATCCACTAAGCTGGAAAGAATAGGAATACTATCTTTACTGCGAATAATAAAGGTAGCCATGTTTCTGTATTGAGAAGCCGTAGGCAGCGTGTAGCCCATTGTATCATTACCATAATACACTACCTGCGTAGCAAATTTGAGTATTTCAATCATTGAAATAGGTTTAGATAAGTATGCACTATACTTTTGGTACAACGTGTCAGATACTTTTTCCATTTTTCGTAATGCACTCAGACTCAATAGCCCATTTTTACGCTGTGTGTCAATTACTAACTCCAAAGGCATAACTCCATTGAGATTGTCTTCAAAAAATTTCAAATCTCTTTGCAAAACATCTTTTTTAGGTATATCATCTAACATATAGCTATTAGCTTTGAGATGAGTCATGCCTATGCTACATATTGCTATCAGTGCCAAAGCTATTGTGTAAATTACAGGTCTGCGTGCTCGCACTGAAAACTCAATAAAGCGTACAAAGCCATTAAGAAATTTGCTATCTAAGTGCTTGAACTGTGCGTTTTTAGGTGCAGGAATGATAATCAAAAAAGTAGGAATAAGCAGCAAACATAAAATGTATGTTACGATAATGCTAATACCTGCTACTAATCCAAATTGTTGTAACATTTCTATTTGCGTAAAAGATAAGCTCAAAAAGCCCAATGAAGTAACTAAATTGTTCATCAGGGTAATAGCCCCAATATGCTCTATAATGTATTTGACGGAATACACTTTGTTTCTACTGCGGCGATAGAGTTCAATATACTTTGTTACGAAGTAAATAGTGTTAGGAATGCCTATTATCATCACTAGGGTAGGTACTAATGCTGTGAGCAGATTAACTTTATACCCCAAAGCACTCATCAATCCGCGAGAGAAAATTACGCCCAATCCTGTTACAAAAAGAGAAACGGGTATAATGGCTATCCAACGAAAGAAAAGGTATAAAATCACAATAGTAACCACAACAGAAAGGATTAAAAACTTGATCAGCTCTTGGGATACTTTAAGTACCATAGCCGATCGTATGTAAGGCAAGCCTGAATAGTATAACTGACCACCCAGCTGTGCTTCATACTCTTGGCATATTTTTTTTATGTTTTGAGTGATTTCTATTCGTTTTTTAGAGTCTAAAACTTCTTTTTTAAGGTTGATTGCAATTATGGAAACATTATTATCGGGATTAAAAATAACGTGTTTGTAGAAAATGAGTCGTTGTATTTGTTTAGCAAAGCTATCTACATCGGCTTTGGTGGGCTTATGCTCAAATAAAGGACGGATTTTTATTTTTTGAGTGCTATCTACATACAAAATAGGGGCATGAGTAATGCTCAACACTCTTTCTACGCCTTCGGTATGTTTAAGTCTCTCGGAAAGTTCATAAATGGCTTGTAAACCTTGTAGATTTTCTAAGCTATCTTTCTTGAAACCCACAAACATTACTTTGCCATCATCGCCGAATATTTTTTTGAAGCGTTGATAATAAACATAGTCAGGATGAGTAGAAGGGATAATTTTACCTGATGCATATCCATAATCCATCTCTAGCCCTTGCCCTAAGTATATCATTACCACTATAAAAATGGCTACTCCTACAAAAATCCATACTCGTGCTTGAAGGATAAACCGAGAAACTATTTGCCACATGTTAGCTGTGCAAAAGTAACGATATTACTACACTTTACAAGTATTTAGCAAGTTATTTTTTGAGAAAAGGTAAATCTTCGGGTTTCATGCCTAAAAATTGAAGTTCAGCTTGAGCGCTGGGAACTAATTCACTTTTAGGATAGCGCTTCAAGAAGTCTTCATACGCAGCTTTGGCTTTGTCTATCTTTTTTAACTCATTATGATAAATAAAACCTTTCATAAAACAAGCTTTTTCGGCTTGCTGTGTTTTACTGTAATCTTTTACCAATTTGTCATAAATGAAAATTGCTTTTTCGTACATTTTGAGATTGGGACTGGCATAAAAATTAGCTGCCCGAGATAAAAACTCTGGTGCTTTCTCATGACTAGGAAACATATATGCGAACTGCTCATATTGAGTAGCTAAGTCTTTTATAGCATTTACATCTATCACAGGCAGTTGAGCAGCTGCTTGGTTGATATTTCCAAATATCATTTTTTCTCTGTCTTCAATAAGTTTTATTTGCTTTTCTGCACTTACTTTTTGATTTTGACAAGCAATCCAAAAAATGGATATAGTGAAAATGAAATAAAATACCTGCTTCATATTTTTAATTGGGCAAATCTATAATTTTTACATGTTTAGCACAATTTTATTTGATAATTTTTGTCTATATTTCCAACCTTTACCCAAATTTTATACTCTTTAAGTTATCACTGTGCAGGTTCCAGAAGACATTTTGATACAGGGATGCATAGACCAAGATAGACGTTTTCAGAAATTACTATATGAGCAATACTGTGAAAGTATGTTTACTTTGGCAGTGCGGTTATGCGCGGACTATCAAGATGCAGAGGACGCCCTGCAAGAAGCTTTTATTCAAGTATTTAAGCATATTCATAAGTTTAGAAAGGAAAGCACATTGGGAGCTTGGATTAAGAAAATTGTAGTGCGCACTGCACTTAAAAAAAGCAAAAAAACAAGCTTTCCACTTGAAAGCATAGAAATTGCAGATAAAGAAGAAATGTTTGAATCTATGATAGAAAAGCCCATAGATATAGAGTATTTAGAGAAATGTATTTTTTCCTTGCCCCAAAAATGTCGGCAAGTGTTTATATTAGCGGAAGTAGAAGGTTATTCACATGAGGAAATTGCAGAACTGTTGCAAATTTCTGTGGGTACCTCTAAGTCTCAACTACATTATGCTAAACAATTGCTTAAACAAAAGTTACAACCTATTTTGAAGTGAAGTATATGAAAAACAAGGTATATCAAAAATTGCCTACATATCGCCCTTCGGATAAGGTTTGGCAAAATATAGAACGGCGTTTGGATGCCGCAAATCGCCAAAGAAAAGTATATTGGGGCTATGTTTGGTTATCTGCGGCGTGCTTTTTAGTTGTTGCTTTCGCTAGCTTATTTTTAGTTTCAAAGCCTATTGAGAATAAATCTTCCCAAGAGATAAAAATTCTATACACCGAAGAAGATATAGACACACACTTGTATCAAAGACCTGTTTTTGAATCTTTGCCAATTGAGATTGAAGAAATAGAAACTCTCTGCCAAATTCAGCCAGTAAAATGCCAAGATGAATATGCTCAATCTTTGATTCAGCAAATAAAAGACCTAGAAAAAGCTTCTTTTGACTTAGACCAACAGACCACTTCCGAGCAGCCCTTGTCCGATATGAGTATAGAGAAACACAAATCTTACCTTCAAAAAGAAAAATATAAACGGATTAAAAAGCTTAAACGCTATCTCAACGAATGAAATACGTTTAATTTTGCTGCGTTATGCTTACTATTACCAACGCCACTAAAACCTTTGTAATAGACGCTTATACACAGATAAAAGCTTTAGACAACGTATCGCTTACCCTTGGGGATAATGATTTTGTTATCCTTATAGGAAGTAACGGTAGCGGCAAAACCACTTTATTCAATGCAATAACAGGTGAAATTACTTTGGATAAAGGAAGTATTTTTCAGGACAAAGAAAATATTGCTTATCTTTCCACAGTAAAAAGAAGTAAAAAGATTGCTAAAATAGCACAAAACCCATTAGCAGGTACCGTAGCAGAGCTCTCTATTGTGCAGAATTTTAGATTAGCTTATCTAAAAAATAAAAAACTAGGATTAAACATAGCTATCACCTCAAATTTTAGACAAAAAGTAAAAGAAAAAGTAGCCCTGCTCAACATGGGACTAGAAGATAAAATAGACCAAGAAATGGGTAAATTATCAGGTGGGCAAAGGCAAGCTTTATCGCTACTGATGCATACTTGGCATAAACCAGAACTTTTACTGTTAGATGAACCTACAGCTGCCTTAGATGCAGCTGCCGCGGATACAGTTATGAAAATAGTCCAAAGAATTGTACAAGAGTACCAAATTCCATGTATGCTCATAACTCATAATATTCCTGATATGATACAATACGGCAATCGATTAGTGCAAATGCATAAAGGTAAGATTGTACGGGATTTATCTTTGGAAGAAAAAAGCAACTTAAAACCTGAAATTATTCTAAAATGGCTATCTTTACCTGAAAATGATTAAAATTTGAGTTCTGTATGCTAAATACTCGTTTACCTAAAAGTGATACATGTCTCAACTGTGGATATGAAGTAAAGGAACATAACTTTTGCCCTCAATGCGGTCAAGAAAACATAGATTATAGAGTTAGTTTCAAAGCGCTAGTAAGCCATTATTTTTCAAGATACTTTAACTTGGACACAAAACTTATCAGAACACTGAAAGTGTTGATAATTAAACCCTGGCGTTTAAGTCAGTTATATTTACAAGGTAAAAGGAGAGATTACACAGTTCCGATTCGCTTATACTTTGTTTTAAGCCTGCTTTTCGTCATAGGAATGCGATTTCAATTTTTACATAATCAAGAGCAAAAATCTAGTGGTTATATCTTTAAGATCAAGGTTAATCCAGAAGCGGCAAAAAATCCTGAACGATTAGAGTCCCAAAAGCTGGCTTTACAGTTTATTAAGCAATTTCCAAACGCAATGTTGATATCTGTACCTCTGACAGCGTTAATTCTTACCGGTCTATACTACAACACTAAAAAATACTTGTTCATAGACCATCTCATTTTAATGCTTCACTATTATTCTTTTGTGTTTTTGATAAGCTTACCCTTTTTATTCATTTCTTATTTGAGTTCATTGAGTGTGGTAAATGTACTCATCTCTAGCGTGTATCTATGGATATTCATGAAGGAATTTTATCAAGAAAGTGCCTTCAAAACTACATACAAGTTTATAGTTTTTAGCCTACTTAGTGGCGTAG containing:
- a CDS encoding MMPL family transporter, producing the protein MWQIVSRFILQARVWIFVGVAIFIVVMIYLGQGLEMDYGYASGKIIPSTHPDYVYYQRFKKIFGDDGKVMFVGFKKDSLENLQGLQAIYELSERLKHTEGVERVLSITHAPILYVDSTQKIKIRPLFEHKPTKADVDSFAKQIQRLIFYKHVIFNPDNNVSIIAINLKKEVLDSKKRIEITQNIKKICQEYEAQLGGQLYYSGLPYIRSAMVLKVSQELIKFLILSVVVTIVILYLFFRWIAIIPVSLFVTGLGVIFSRGLMSALGYKVNLLTALVPTLVMIIGIPNTIYFVTKYIELYRRSRNKVYSVKYIIEHIGAITLMNNLVTSLGFLSLSFTQIEMLQQFGLVAGISIIVTYILCLLLIPTFLIIIPAPKNAQFKHLDSKFLNGFVRFIEFSVRARRPVIYTIALALIAICSIGMTHLKANSYMLDDIPKKDVLQRDLKFFEDNLNGVMPLELVIDTQRKNGLLSLSALRKMEKVSDTLYQKYSAYLSKPISMIEILKFATQVVYYGNDTMGYTLPTASQYRNMATFIIRSKDSIPILSSLVDKDLRTARITFQMKDVGSKKLTELFPQIRKDVQSVMDTTCKIHITGSSVMFSWGNYYLINNLIESIIVAFVLIAILMGILFFNFKMLIISLLPNIIPLVLTAGIMGFTNVLLKPSTVIIFSITFGMTIDNAIRFLARYRVERKKHKLPVKEATYRAIYESGISEIYTSIILLFGFGIFLFSEFGGTQAMGMLVSLCLGIAMFSNLFVLPALTISIAGERDKGEGIIDLPDEEENGIKA
- a CDS encoding ATP-binding cassette domain-containing protein, which translates into the protein MLTITNATKTFVIDAYTQIKALDNVSLTLGDNDFVILIGSNGSGKTTLFNAITGEITLDKGSIFQDKENIAYLSTVKRSKKIAKIAQNPLAGTVAELSIVQNFRLAYLKNKKLGLNIAITSNFRQKVKEKVALLNMGLEDKIDQEMGKLSGGQRQALSLLMHTWHKPELLLLDEPTAALDAAAADTVMKIVQRIVQEYQIPCMLITHNIPDMIQYGNRLVQMHKGKIVRDLSLEEKSNLKPEIILKWLSLPEND
- a CDS encoding tetratricopeptide repeat protein, translating into MKQVFYFIFTISIFWIACQNQKVSAEKQIKLIEDREKMIFGNINQAAAQLPVIDVNAIKDLATQYEQFAYMFPSHEKAPEFLSRAANFYASPNLKMYEKAIFIYDKLVKDYSKTQQAEKACFMKGFIYHNELKKIDKAKAAYEDFLKRYPKSELVPSAQAELQFLGMKPEDLPFLKK
- a CDS encoding DUF3667 domain-containing protein, whose product is MLNTRLPKSDTCLNCGYEVKEHNFCPQCGQENIDYRVSFKALVSHYFSRYFNLDTKLIRTLKVLIIKPWRLSQLYLQGKRRDYTVPIRLYFVLSLLFVIGMRFQFLHNQEQKSSGYIFKIKVNPEAAKNPERLESQKLALQFIKQFPNAMLISVPLTALILTGLYYNTKKYLFIDHLILMLHYYSFVFLISLPFLFISYLSSLSVVNVLISSVYLWIFMKEFYQESAFKTTYKFIVFSLLSGVVVMALSIGLVFFIVGKELLLERLNF
- a CDS encoding RNA polymerase sigma factor, whose translation is MQVPEDILIQGCIDQDRRFQKLLYEQYCESMFTLAVRLCADYQDAEDALQEAFIQVFKHIHKFRKESTLGAWIKKIVVRTALKKSKKTSFPLESIEIADKEEMFESMIEKPIDIEYLEKCIFSLPQKCRQVFILAEVEGYSHEEIAELLQISVGTSKSQLHYAKQLLKQKLQPILK